The sequence ATTATCCATCAAACGCCGAAGCATGGGATACTTTCCCTTTATTTGTCGGTTCAGAAGGAACTCTCGGAGTTATTACTGAAGTTACAATGAAGATTAAAAAACTTCAACCTCAAAATACTGCCTATGCATCTTTTGTGTTTAAAAATTTTGAGTCTGCAGTTAATGCAATGAGAGAAATAATGCAGTCTGAATTCGGAAAACCACATTTATTCCGAATTTCCGACCCTGATGAAACTGATATTGCATTTAAAACTAAAGGTTTTGATGAAAAATTCTCAAATAAAGTGCTGAAAGCATTGGGTTATACTTCCGGAGAAAGATGTCTTATGTTTGTTTCTGTGGAAGGTGATGCAGCTTATACGAAGTTTGTAAAAAGAAAAATTAAAAAGACAGCAAAAAAGAATAAAGGATTTTATATCGGCGAAAGCCCGACAAAAAATTGGTTAAAGCAAAGATATTCAAGTGCATATATGAGGGAGCCGCTGATGGATTTGGGAATAATGACTGATACTATTGAAACAGCAGTTACTTGGGATAATTTAATAAATCTTTGGAAATCTGTAAGAACTTATGTTTATAAAAGACAAAAGATTGTATTAATGTCTCATATTTCACATGTTTATGAAAACGGTGCAAATTTGTATTTTACATTTTTAAGTCCGATGGAAATTGGCAATGAAGAAGATGATTATAAGCAATTTCATAAAGGATTAGTTGATGCGATTCATAATAATAAGGGTTCATTATCACATCATCACGGAATAGGCAGAGTTTTGGCACCATGGATGAAAGAGGCTGTGTCAGAAGAAGTTTTAAAAGCTATGCAAGCAGTAAAAAACCACTTTGACCCTAACGGAATTATGAATCCTGTTGGGATGTTGGGCTTGAAATGATATGGGTTTTCCCGGAGAAACTATGCAAATGACTAATTTTGTCGGTAAATATTTACTTTACATTGTTAAATTGTTATATTGTTTCATTGTTGTGTTTTAACAATTCGGAATTATCGGTTAATTGGTTTAATCTAAAATTTTATTATTTTTGCGACAAATTTAATATTAATTTAAAAATCGCAAAAATGAAAATAGTAAATATTATAACAAAAAATATTTGGGTAATTTTTTTAATAAATACAAAAGATTTAATTGATTTAATTACATATATAATTGAAAAAAAAGAAAACGGAAATTTTAATATGGATTGGGCTACATTTATTTTTGACATATTATTAGTTGTATTTGTTTATATTGTATTAAAAAAACAAAATGAAAGATATTCTGAAATGGTTGAACTAAAAAATAAATCAGAGAAAGCAAATAGAGATAATTCAGAATTAATAATAAATAAACATGAAAATTTAACGAATGAGATATTTGAAATATTTAAAACGTTTAATAAATTAATAAAAAAACAACAGCAATTACAAGAACAATATTTGCTTTCAAAAAATGATAGTTTTAGAAATATTACAAAAGAATTAAATTCATGTTTTGAAGAATTACACAACAACCCATGTGAAATACATTTAAAAGAAAAAAATATTAAAGGTGATGAAGTAAGCTATCTAAACTATTATGAAAAAGTATCTATTGATTTAGAGGAAATCATAAGTGAAAGTCAAGATAAAACAATGCAAAGTTTATTAAAAGAATTATTAGATTTAGAGAATGAAGTTATTGAAAATATGGATAAAATAAATAAATTATGAATTTAGTCGAAATATCAAATAAGTTTCCAACTGAATTAGATTGTATCAAGTACTTTGAAAAAGTACGTTGGAATAATTCTATTGTCTGTGCTTATTGTAGTTCTGATAATATTGGGGAACGAAATAAAGACCATAGATTTCATTGTAAGACTTGCAAGAAAAGTTTTTCTGTAACTACCGGTACAAAATTACACAATACGAGATTAACCTTAAAAACATGGCTAATATCATTCGGTGTTATATCAGATGCAAAAAAAGGTATTTCGGCTAAACAACTTGAACGAAATTTAGGAGTACATTATGAAACTGCATGGACTATGTATCATAAAATACGTGAACTAATGATTGAAGATGTTAAATTAGAAGGGATCGTTGAAGCGGATGAAACGTTTATTGGGGGAGTTCCTCGTTATAATCTTCCAAAAGGAGTAAAAGAACATAAGAAAATGCCTAAACTTGACGAAAAAATTGAGGAGTATAAAAATGAGTTCAAATTTAAAAAAGGTAAGTATAAAAAACCTTTTCGTGAAGAACCTGCAAAACGTGGCAGAGGAACTGAAAAAACTGCTGTATCAGGTTTAGTGCAAAGAAACGGAGATGTTATTGCACAAGTAATGAATAAAACATCATTTACTGAAATAAAAAAACTTGTTAAAAAATATATTGATATGCCTGACAGTGTTTTATTAACTGATGAGTTTAAGGCTTATACAAGATTTGATGCTATAATGAAACATGTAGCTATTGATCATAATAAAACATATTCGTATCGTGGTTTAAATACAAATATGATAGAATCCTTTTGGGAAATAGTGAAACGTGGCATTCACGGGCAATACCACCATGTCAGCGATAAATATTTAC is a genomic window of Bacteroidales bacterium containing:
- a CDS encoding FAD-binding oxidoreductase, with amino-acid sequence MNKTYRDILKWGDKREQKIDDATLKVIKEKFSISDQDLVNKHLFGDNEVKLEKKTSLSEEQINDLKKIAGSENILTDDFSRANFSYGKYYSDLLLLRKGLIPNPPDAVINPKSHDDVVKLVNYCNKNTIPIIPVGGQSSVTRGLETPKGGVALDMTMHLNQVIEVNSMNMTAKVQAGMFGPAFEEHLNKLGYSCGHFPQSFEFSTVGGWVAARGAGQASTGYGKIDQMIVALKVVTPAGVIENKDYPSNAEAWDTFPLFVGSEGTLGVITEVTMKIKKLQPQNTAYASFVFKNFESAVNAMREIMQSEFGKPHLFRISDPDETDIAFKTKGFDEKFSNKVLKALGYTSGERCLMFVSVEGDAAYTKFVKRKIKKTAKKNKGFYIGESPTKNWLKQRYSSAYMREPLMDLGIMTDTIETAVTWDNLINLWKSVRTYVYKRQKIVLMSHISHVYENGANLYFTFLSPMEIGNEEDDYKQFHKGLVDAIHNNKGSLSHHHGIGRVLAPWMKEAVSEEVLKAMQAVKNHFDPNGIMNPVGMLGLK
- a CDS encoding IS1595 family transposase, translated to MNLVEISNKFPTELDCIKYFEKVRWNNSIVCAYCSSDNIGERNKDHRFHCKTCKKSFSVTTGTKLHNTRLTLKTWLISFGVISDAKKGISAKQLERNLGVHYETAWTMYHKIRELMIEDVKLEGIVEADETFIGGVPRYNLPKGVKEHKKMPKLDEKIEEYKNEFKFKKGKYKKPFREEPAKRGRGTEKTAVSGLVQRNGDVIAQVMNKTSFTEIKKLVKKYIDMPDSVLLTDEFKAYTRFDAIMKHVAIDHNKTYSYRGLNTNMIESFWEIVKRGIHGQYHHVSDKYLQKYLDEFCFKFNNRKKDDMFETLIKNSMLPLNKAIKRNTKKMVEENEKYLADLKANKK